From the genome of Phyllostomus discolor isolate MPI-MPIP mPhyDis1 chromosome 12, mPhyDis1.pri.v3, whole genome shotgun sequence, one region includes:
- the LOC114488384 gene encoding haptoglobin translates to MRTLGAVVALLLWGQLFAGDTGNEGTGNADDSCPKAPEIANGHVEHLVRYQCNTYYRLRTEGDGVYALNSEKKWTNKAIGEKLPECEAVCGKPKNPVDQAQRILGGSVDAKGSFPWQAKMISHHNLTSGATLINEQWLLTTAKNLFLGHADDAKAKDIAPTLRLYLGKTQLVEVEKVILHPNHLEVDIGLIKLKQKVPVGEKVMPICLPSKDYAQVGRIGYVSGWGRNSNFNFTELLKYVMLPVAEQDSCVKHYEGSTYPEKKQKKSPVGVQPILNEHTFCAGLSKYQEDTCYGDAGSAFVVHDENDDTWYAAGILSFDKSCGVAEYGVYVKVPSILDWVQKTIADN, encoded by the exons ATGCG CACCTTGGGAGCTGTTGTCGCTCTCTTGCTCTGGGGTCAGCTTTTCGCAGGGGACACTGGCAATGAGGGTACAGGTAATGCAG ATGACAGCTGCCCAAAGGCCCCTGAGATTGCAAATGGCCACGTGGAGCACTTGGTTCGCTACCAGTGTAACACCTACTACAGACTGCGCACTGAAGGAGATG GAGTGTATGCCTTAAACAGTGAGAAGAAGTGGACAAATAAGGCCATTGGAGAGAAGCTTCCTGAATGTGAAGCAG TGTGTGGAAAGCCCAAGAATCCAGTGGATCAGGCCCAACGGATCCTGGGTGGATCGGTGGATGCCAAAGGCAGCTTTCCCTGGCAGGCTAAGATGATTTCTCACCATAATCTTACCTCAGGGGCCACACTGATCAATGAACAATGGCTGTTGACCACGGCTAAAAATCTCTTCCTGGGTCATGCGGATGATGCAAAAGCAAAAGACATTGCCCCTACTTTAAGACTCTATCTGGGGAAAACTCAGCTTGTGGAGGTTGAGAAGGTGATTCTCCACCCTAATCACCTCGAGGTTGACATTGGGCTCATCAAACTCAAACAGAAGGTGCCCGTTGGTGAGAAAGTAATGCCCATTTGCCTGCCTTCAAAAGATTATGCACAAGTGGGACGTATAGGTTATGTGTCTGGTTGGGGGCGAAATTCTAACTTTAACTTTACTGAGCTACTGAAGTATGTTATGTTGCCTGTGGCTGAGCAGGATAGCTGTGTAAAGCACTATGAAGGTAGCACATAccctgaaaagaaacaaaaaaagagccCTGTAGGAGTGCAGCCCATACTGAATGAGCACACCTTCTGTGCTGGCCTGTCCAAGTACCAGGAAGACACCTGCTATGGTGATGCTGGCAGCGCCTTTGTCGTCCACGATGAGAATGATGATACCTGGTATGCGGCTGGGATCCTGAGCTTTGATAAGAGCTGTGGAGTGGCTGAGTACGGCGTGTATGTGAAGGTGCCCTCCATCCTGGACTGGGTTCAGAAAACCATAGCCGACAACTAA
- the TXNL4B gene encoding thioredoxin-like protein 4B, with translation MSFLLPKLTSKKEVDQAIKSTAEKVLVLRFGRDEDPVCLQLDDILSKTSSDLSKMAAIYLVDVDQTPVYTHYFDISYIPSTVFFFNGQHMKVDYGSPDHTKFVGSFKTKQDFIDLIEVIYRGAMRGKLIVQSPIDPKNIPKYDLLYQDI, from the exons ATGAGCTTCCTATTGCCCAAACTGACCAGCAAAAAAGAAGTCGACCAGGCGATAAAGAGCACCGCAGAGAAGGTGTTGGTTCTCAGGTTTGGGAGAGACGAGGATCCTGTCTGTCTGCAACTGGATGATAtt CTTTCTAAGACCTCCTCTGACTTGAGTAAAATGGCTGCTATTTATCTAGTGGATGTGGACCAAACTCCAGTTTATACACACTACTTTGACATCAGTTATATTCCATCTACTGTGTTTTTCTTCAATGGGCAACATATGAAAGTGGATTATGG GTCTCCAGATCACACTAAGTTTGTGGGAAGTTTCAAAACCAAGCAAGACTTCATAGATTTGATTGAAGTAATTTATCGAGGAGCAATGAGAGGAAAACTTATTGTCCAAAGTCCTATTGATCCCAAGAATATTCCCAAATATGACCTTCTCTATCAAGACATTTAG